One window of the Eucalyptus grandis isolate ANBG69807.140 chromosome 8, ASM1654582v1, whole genome shotgun sequence genome contains the following:
- the LOC108959222 gene encoding serine/arginine repetitive matrix protein 1-like, translating into MGAEDQRSRSSCRRRPPKPEPPPLLRGWPHLTARPLFRLSLPPLTGANQRTAESKAASSVAGRNRDQLPGRRRTGAAAPPPARRRALRRLTIAPAVLAVRPNPCSASVQLRFGHLRSTVRPPPATVRRHFDPSESPRPPPALASSNQPRIRPFQQRSEKSENGFPALFKVVLGRFPAPNSRPALGTIVPRVAAVGLIRFARDLDPVEELRRNLRRRTRK; encoded by the coding sequence ATGGGAGCGGAAGACCAGAGAAGCAGAAGCAGCTGCCGTCGTCGCCCACCGAAGCCggagccgccgccgctgctccgcgGTTGGCCGCACCTCACCGCACGCCCTCTCTtccgcctctctctccctcctcttacTGGTGCGAACCAGAGGACAGCAGAAAGTAAAGCAGCGTCCAGCGTCGCCGGAAGGAACCGCGACCAGCTGCCTGGACGCCGCCGCACCGGAGctgccgcaccgccgcccgcgcgaCGCCGCGCGCTCCGCCGCCTCACGATCGCACCTGCCGTCCTCGCTGTGCGACCCAACCCCTGTTCCGCCTCTGTTCAGCTTCGTTTTGGCCATCTACGGTCCACGgttcggccacctccggccaccgtgcgCCGCCACTTCGACCCGTCGGAGTCCCCTCGCCCTCCACCGGCCTTGGCTAGCTCGAATCAGCCCCGGATCCGCCCCTTCCAGCAGCGATCAGAGAAGTCagaaaatgggtttccagcactGTTCAAGGTCGTTTTGGGtcgtttcccggccccgaactcgaggcccgctttgggaacaatcgttcctcgcgtcgccgccgtcggattgatccgatttgcgcgcgatttg